The Dendropsophus ebraccatus isolate aDenEbr1 chromosome 3, aDenEbr1.pat, whole genome shotgun sequence genomic interval AATGcatgaaaataaataacaatgaatCAGAAATTAATCAAAACGTCCACAACAAAACCAACTACATACAAAATCAATGAATTGCTCCAAGTGATCAACCTATAACTGTATTAGCAAGAACACCCCGGCACATAGCACccacaccccacgcgttccgttatgACACCATAACTTTATCAGGATGAAtaactcctgatgaagttatgaAGTTATGGTGTcataacggaacgcgtggggtgtttTTAAATTTCTTGTTgatgttgtttttttcataatAAACTACTATATTTTTGAGTGTGCATACAATTGTAATTAGTCTAGTCGCTTTTTCTTGGTTGCTATAAAGATTTGTTCCTTGACTAGCTATTTGCTCCTCCTTTCATATAATTACATTCTTATACGCTGTGCCTACCACgctattctctcttttcttaaaCAGCAGTACATGTGGCATTATAAAAAAGCCCTATAGTATTAACTATAGCAATGCagttttaaggggttatctagtattaaaaaaaacatggctattttcttctagagacagcaccactcttgtctgggtggggttttgcagctcagttccattgaagtcaatggagcttaactgcaaaccacacctgacttggagacaagagtggtattGTCTCTGACAGAAAGAGGACGTTTTTCCTTACACTGGTTAAACCCTTTAAATGTGGCTTcaagtaatggggggggggctctcggGGATAAACATAACATAATCAACTTATTCTTACCCATCCTAGTTCCCTGGAGGAGACCAACTAGGAACCACGGAACTGTGGCTgccggcagggctgtggagtcggaactagttttggctggagtcagaatcagaaaaaatgtaccagctttaaaaaaaaattcttagaacaatttagaattgagttttgatatgaattttataagttttgctcatcaatataatTATGaccaacattctaataggacactggccctattagataagggtggtcgagttgttggtcactatttggcagcttgtttctgagctgaaagagtccattgttttggggggagatctgtggtGTTTcctccctggatgctggatgactgtatatgagcagcagtgtaatatgtgtaatatagaggaggagaagccataagtagtgtagcagtaaactctgtcctcaatgtggtgtttttcttcagtgttctatggatgcagctgtgtgtgtgtgtgtatgctatgggtgcagctttgtgtgtgtgtgtgtgtgtgtgtatgctatggcgcagcaggctgtgtgtgtgtatgctatggctgcagctgtgtgagtgtatgctatggctgcagcaggctgtgtgtgtgtgtgtgtgtgctatggcttgcccccacacccacagtgacccctctatatcactgtgtgaccccctctatatcactatggctgacatctatattacaggtagGCATTGTTAgcggtgtttctgtgtgtatggtgaatacttagttataaacatagaagattgtcagcaggaaaagaccacctgctccatctagtctagttgtgagtagttcaggacatggaggctggagactggctgcatccactgcacacaggagaagctgctttatatctttccttattccctcagaagtcgcccgaggattatgtaggacattagggagaagctgctgagccagtgtgataaataactcccctggtatatgactggccattaatgaaggagcaggagtcggacctgataaaattcaggagtcggagctgcggcttaccgactccacagccctggttgccGGGCACCACGATGGTTAGCTATAAGTTGATTATTATATTCCCACCATTCCCTGCCCACcctgttttattaatttatttttcccAGACTACCCAATTAAGGGTAAGATTCTATATAtagacaacacacacacacacacacacacacacgtgtcctCTGTAACTAGAGGGACCACTGCACACTCAAAAACTTCACAAGTAACTACTACCGTTTGCTTATTTGTGCAAATACCATGATGCCGTGCCTTAAAAATACTTctgtcttttattttaccagcttGTATTTTTAACACTGATAAAGTGCTATGGTAATTTCTAATATTTCTAATGTTGTCTTAGTCAACCATGTACAAATAAAacaattattaaatattttaaaatgaGCAGTAGAAATGCTTTACCTAAATGAAAGGCCAGCCAAAGCAAAAGGCTTTCATTTTTTATTagagaattagattttttttttttaagaaagtctAAACTAGTGTTGCAATAAGACTGacattgtttttttccccaataaaAAAAGGCCATGGTTGCTTTGTTCTCTACTTTCATTACCATATTCTAATGGCTGTATAAATCTACATTTACTTATACCAAGGCTACTGCCCTATAGTAGCAGAAGAGGGATTAACTCTAATGCCGTGAATTAGGCTTCCTCTTGTAGTCTTTTTCCTGGTGGTACTGCTTATAACCTTTACTCTCCTTATCCTCTCTTCTTCCCTTGTCTTGTTTAAAGTACTTATTTTGTTCCTCTTTTTCCTTTCTATATGGCTTGCCAAAATCCTGTTTCTTTAAGTGGTCATATTTGTTTTCATATTTTTTCtgataatttttttctttgtatgaCTTTTCTTTTGCATCTGCAACATATTTAATTGATTCTTTGGGTTTCTTATGAAATGGAAATACATCCCTTCTTTGAGAACCATCCTCAGTTGCTGTTCGTATTTTGATAGCTTTAGCTTCCATGTATttgctcttgggctttaaccccCATTGTTCTGTTGGCTTTTGGCTGTCTTTTTGTGACTCTGTTTTCTCATGGTGTGGTGATTCTTTTGTTATCAAATCTTCCTCACTTTCAATTGTTTCATCTACTTCTTCACTGGTTAGCTCCTGTTCTTCATCTTCCGGTGGTTCGGCTTCTTCTACCGTTGAATGGTCTGATTCTTCAATATTAGGAGGTGCTGGTTGCTCAGCTACAGGCAACTCTGGTTCATCTGAACCAAACCAAGCTTCAAAAAACCATGGTTCTGACTGACAGAAAGAAATTGTAAATGTCAACTATCATGTCATGTATTTTACATTATTACTAGatatgagcgaatagtgaaatattcaattcgaTTCAAAGAGCACCCGATATtcatgcatctgggaaagcagggaagcagtattacaggaatcggtaTTACCGGGGTgagcgatccccggcaataatgccgataccaataatggttaatatttaattaataaaacaaagtttcgttctaaaaaagtaattttcgttgttcaatagctcaATTAAAACGCATCCATGCTTTTGCAAATAAAtaaactgttaataaaaaaatatataaatatgtatatttatttacagtatatttatttgcaaaagtatgtattcgttttaattaagctattgaacaacgaaaataactattagaacgaaaatgtgttttattaattaaatattaactactgccgataataaagctcaatgtactaattaatactttactttaattaaaacagcaaatgtttcttctaatgatgctatttttttttatcacaatagcaacactAGAAGAAAcctttagatttatatgtccgctcagctgattggacatataaagagctggtcccgtcacactaagctcagtgtgtcgAGGAgtggagaagaaagaagatagaacacatcagagggtgagtagaaagctctccccccaccccccgcactacacccatcccagcaaggaagggggggtcacttagccccttccttgctggtatgggtgcagtctgacatcaatctggcccccaaggggttaagtggggagccttagggccctattccaccggacgattattgttcagattatcgttaaatcgttcgaatctaaacgataatcgttcggttgaaatgcagttaatgattaacgaccgaacgagaaattgttgatcgctttataagacctggacataTTTTTATtgtcggttgttcgcagtagacacgaacgcaatagcaaagaaatagcaaagaaaaaacaatcgcaaatacgatcataagtaacgattatcgttccatggaaatgagtgaacgttttcaggtctttcgcaatagcggttgtttgagattgttaacgattatgcgaacgataatcgtctggtggaatagggcccttacttaatcccctgggggccagattgtttgggttggcacccaaagggttaagggggatgcaatgcattctcccttaaccccttgggtaccacactgtaagcagcaatctgtaaagatgctgcatactgtaaggtgcacaacaccgctcacaatgatgggtgttgtgcttcaGTTTGTGGTTTTTTTGAGTGTTTctcactttttgtttttcagatattggtattctgtggattacggcggattcgttggactacatcgatgaccagcggttgttgggattttttttttttttttaactaaaatggtcaacaaggggtgtggcggtgtttttatttgaataaaaaatatttttcacttgtgtcatgtctttatttctttaatatATAGACGTAGTAgcggaagccgtctaatagatggaatccattactaagtcagggcttagtgttagccactataaaatggctaacactaaaccccccccattgttaccccagtacccaatgccaccaggggtactgggaagtcGGGTGcctgtggtcccggagcgtcaaaattggcgctcctggactgggctgcagcaggctggtaatattaaggctggggaggtccaaaaaaaatggcccttcccaccctggtgttactaagctgctgttgcttgtttttttacccggctggttatgaaaatagggggaaccctacacgtgtttttttttttttttttaaataaaaaaaaaacaaacaaacgtgtagggttccccctattttataACCAGTCGGGTAAAAAAACAAGCaccagcagcctagtaacaccagggtgggaagggccattgtttttttacctccccagccttaatattacaagcctgctgccgcccagtccaggagcgccaattttgacgctcagggaccactggcacccggctcttcccagtacctctggtggcattgggtactggggtaataaagggggggggggggttagtgttagcaatTTTAttccggctaacactaagccctgacttagtaatggattccgtctattagaggGCTTccgctactaagtctatataagtaaa includes:
- the JSRP1 gene encoding junctional sarcoplasmic reticulum protein 1 codes for the protein MKKKPEPKSGSPVRDEEFSPWNGITLNRCLAVAAIAALLSMGFQVLQDAAEDDLADEAEIWTPPDQSDELSEPWFFEAWFGSDEPELPVAEQPAPPNIEESDHSTVEEAEPPEDEEQELTSEEVDETIESEEDLITKESPHHEKTESQKDSQKPTEQWGLKPKSKYMEAKAIKIRTATEDGSQRRDVFPFHKKPKESIKYVADAKEKSYKEKNYQKKYENKYDHLKKQDFGKPYRKEKEEQNKYFKQDKGRREDKESKGYKQYHQEKDYKRKPNSRH